In the Clavelina lepadiformis chromosome 8, kaClaLepa1.1, whole genome shotgun sequence genome, one interval contains:
- the LOC143468584 gene encoding obscurin-like has translation MSSFLQELEPVVECTEEDTVVLECEISNSDFEVTWLKDDKPIKIDPKRIQTISQERRRSLILKQVSLDEAAQYTCKIGAATSTSVVTVVEQAQFAQSPMDQYCNESETAVFECEINQPNLEVQWMRNGKKIDLTKGKYKVANKGKKKTLIVENLTSDDEGTYVCQTEDQRATIRGQLVVVKGEVKILKPPRNVSAVEGEVAMFEAEISDERFHCKWFIDGVKVEDSDNIKIVEHGRKRSLAITKVDSTHRGQVTMVAGHARSNASLSVFELPVSFIEPLTDQVGPERGEVTFVCKVSRPEVNVTWIRDGRIPIQNCNKYEMKSDGVLRTLTVHDVTYDDEVSFVCDAQDCKSTAKLSIVARVVEFVEPLQEQEVAEGESATFSCILNFDNVTVSWYKRGMKLQKSRDITIESQGAAHRLTLNNTSVDDTGPISIVAENLQAEALLKVTTTDLAIVQGLEDQTVTESSSVTLISILNKPNVLASWFRNGVKLSRSEVIVIRAEGVKHTLIAKNLTVDDSAEFSFTADSCQSSAFVTVKERPVMFCKKLQPVTITEMDVAEMSCEVSRVHGQVTWWKGDKVVKDSNRIELVSEGCWRRLVILKAEYDDEDEYTCKCEADVTKATLTVGGRNVKIRRDLRDSEVTEGQSVTFECEISHDDVKTRWYLNEELLKAGEGVSMDTIGRKHRLNIESVTGTQAGIIKFVASKASSEAVLSVMEPLVYFVSPIKDLVVEEKSKAVFECEVSRPNAKVRWYKGRAILRDSDKVETHEEGCRRTLIVKQCTFDDEKKYTCDADDSRTTAKLTVKARDIKFLTPLREKTQVTEREKVAFEIELSHADVEVNWFKNGAKMARTKNVDLFSEGTKHRMVIHQANMEDYGVEVVAQAEEETSSTNLYINEIEVKIKEDLKDLTIIEKQTAEFMATTNYDTVPHTWYKDNVKLVKSSAVEMVADGQIHTLRLIGCSLEDTSEIKFVSKTAESVSKLTVIEPPVQFPEILNDKTCEEMDKLILECRVSRANALVTWLKNNTEVEANDRYLIESDGVIRRLILADVDMHDHATWTCDGKDSKTSCKIVVKELDIKFTKPLKKVSVKESADVTLDCEVNTTKPVEAQWFHFGDLVQANDKFLLKRNGGKLQLQIKEIAIRDDGHYSCKVRKAKTECQVVVKQQANKIVHDLQDKSATEEEPCVTLSCLLAREQGGVKWLKDNKAISFKTEKYEEVTSGRQRSLLIKNITKSDKGKYTCVYGDSKSTAQLAVKDGVKFLKKLMDTKVTEKDEVELSCEISDPNMKVRWNKDNNPVVQNERIKIKAEGKMHSIIIPWSSVDDTGLYQAVAGFSKSAAKLTVEVAPFVFLESIQDSSVAHLGTATFTCRVSPRDQTVSWYMNEKKLKNSVRFNTTADNKIRTLTIKECTVDDRSNISCKFSDQISSALLSVDDPPAWFVTELKPVICTEKDDVTMTCELSRPNVVVEWLRGKELIRESNRLKFIADGVTRRMEIADAQMDEAGNYTVRVKGEETSTTAHLTVNEIPPGIVSNPEDVHCCVTDTVTFKCTISKARYNVTWFLNGTAVDDALINAEKKRFELSKAEGGLVHIFTINDANLNDNGEINVVCEDVVKSKTASLEVVPIIFQVPPEDARICDAETATFTATTNKAGVKVTWLRDGKALQSVNGVSITNDEFTYELKIADCTLRDDHSMITAKVAECVATARLLVNEQPAQFASNKLDDVTVEEGMPAYFTVELTQLGGRVQWYVNGKLVIPDARIQAVAAGSKRTLAIHDCKRMVDERMYSCRCAGEELKAKLMITEASLRFNIKLWDRAFEPDKLCVLECQLNKPHANVEWSVDSNIIKNDRRHAMKIQNEAWQETRPRDI, from the exons ATGT CGTCATTCTTGCAAGAACTAGAGCCAGTTGTAGAGTGCACTGAGGAAGACACTGTTGTATTGGAATGCGAAATATCAAACTCCGATTTCGAAGTGACCTGGCTAAAGGACGACAAACCTATTAAAATTGATCCTAAGAG aATCCAAACCATTTCTCAAGAGCGAAGGCGTTcacttattttaaaacaagtcaGTTTGGACGAGGCTGCACAGTATACTTGCAAAATAGGCGCTGCTACATCTACCAGCGTGGTTACTGTGGTAGAAC AAGCCCAATTTGCACAATCTCCCATGGACCAATATTGCAATGAGAGCGAAACGGCTGTTTTCGAATGCGAAATAAATCAACCGAATTTGGAGGTGCAATGGATGCGAAATGGAAAAAAGATTGATCTTACAAAAG GAAAATACAAAGTTGCAAATAAAGGAAAGAAGAAGACGCTAATTGTTGAAAATCTCACATCGGACGATGAAGGAACGTACGTTTGTCAAACCGAAGACCAAAGAGCCACAATTCGAGGTCAGCTGGTCGTTGTAAAAGGAGAGGTGAAAATTCTGAAACCACCTCGCAACGTTTCTGCCGTTGAAGGCGAAGTTGCTATGTTTGAAGCTGAAATTTCAGACGAAAGA TTTCATTGCAAATGGTTTATTGATGGTGTGAAAGTGGAGGATTCTGACAACATAAAAATTGTTGAGCACGGACGAAAACGTTCTCTTGCCATCACAAAAGTCGATTCAACACACAGGGGacaa GTCACTATGGTTGCTGGCCACGCACGTTCAAACGCTTCTCTTTCTGTGTTTGAACTTCCGGTGAGCTTCATTGAACCACTGACCGATCAAGTTGGTCCAGAACGCGGTGAGGTAACCTTCGTCTGCAAAGTCAGTCGCCCTGAGGTCAACGTAACTTGGATAAG GGATGGACGAATTCCGATACAAAATTGCAACAAGTATGAAATGAAATCTGATGGTGTCTTACGTACATTAACTGTTCACGATGTCACCTACGATGACGAAGTGTCTTTCGTCTGCGACGCTCAAGACTGCAAGTCAACTGCCAAATTGTCGATTGTCG CACGAGTTGTGGAATTCGTTGAACCTTTACAAGAGCAGGAAGTAGCCGAGGGTGAAAGTGCAACATTTTCTTGCATTCTTAATTTTGATAACGTGACGGTCTCGTGGTATAAGCGAGGCATGAAACTTCAAAAATCCCGTGATATTACAATAGAATCCCAGGGTGCTGCGCACAGATTAACTCTGAACAACACCTCTGTTGATGATACTGGCCCTATTTCTATCGTTGCCGAAAATCTTCAG GCTGAAGCTCTGCTCAAGGTAACCACAACGGATCTGGCTATTGTCCAAGGCTTAGAAGATCAAACTGTAACCGAATCAAGCTCGGTTACACTTATATCCATCCTGAATAAACCAAATGTATTAG CGTCGTGGTTTCGCAACGGTGTAAAGCTCTCTCGTTCGGAGGTGATAGTCATTCGAGCTGAAGGTGTGAAGCACactttaattgcaaaaaatctgACAGTAGACGACAGTGCTGAGTTTTCCTTTACTGCTGACAGTTGTCAGTCTTCTGCTTTTGTCACTGTTAAAG AACGCCCTGTTATGTTCTGTAAAAAGCTTCAACCAGTTACAATCACTGAAATGGACGTAGCGGAAATGTCATGCGAAGTCAGTCGAGTGCATGGGCAG GTGACTTGGTGGAAAGGCGACAAAGTGGTGAAGGACAGTAACCGAATCGAACTGGTTTCGGAAGGTTGCTGGCGGCGATTGGTAATTCTCAAAGCCGAATATGATGATGAAGATGAATATACATGCAAATGCGAAGCTGATGTTACCAAAGCGACTTTAACTGTTGGAG GTCGTAATGTTAAAATCAGACGTGACCTCCGCGATTCTGAGGTTACTGAAGGTCAATCAGTAACTTTTGAATGTGAAATTTCTCACGATGACGTCAAGACAAGATGGTATCTCAATGAAGAACTTTTGAAAGCCGGTGAAGGCGTCAG CATGGATACGATTGGACGAAAGCATCGTTTAAATATCGAGTCTGTTACCGGCACACAAGCAGgaataataaaatttgtggCATCAAAGGCTTCGTCAGAAGCAGTGCTTAGCGTCATGGAACCGTTGGTGTATTTTGTTTCTCCCATCAAGGATTTGGTTGTTGAAGAGAAATCAAAAGCAGTTTTCGAATGCGAG GTGTCTCGACCAAATGCAAAAGTACGATGGTACAAAGGCCGAGCAATTCTACGAGATTCGGATAAAGTTGAAACACACGAAGAAGGTTGTAGGCGGACCTTGATAGTGAAACAATGTACATTTGATGATGAAAAGAAATACACTTGCGATGCAGACGACTCTAGAACAACTGCTAAACTTACGGTGAAAG cTCGTGATATCAAATTTCTAACACCGCTTCGTGAGAAGACGCAAGTTACCGAAAGAGAGAAAGTTGCTTTTGAAATCGAACTCTCTCACGCGGATGTGGAAGTTAATTGGTTCAAAAATGGCGCCAAAATGGCCAGAACTAAGAACGTCGATCTCTTCAGCGAGGGTACAAAACACCGGATGGTCATTCATCAAGCAAATATGGAGGACTACGGAGTCGAAGTTGTCGCCCAGGCTGAGGAAGAAACATCATCCACTAACCTTTACATTAACG AAATTGAGGTTAAAATTAAAGAAGATTTAAAAGATCTCACTATCATTGAAAAACAAACCGCTGAGTTTATGGCAACCACCAATTACGACACTGTTCCACATACGTGGTACAAAG ATAACGTTAAATTAGTGAAGAGTAGTGCAGTTGAAATGGTTGCTGACGGCCAGATTCACACCTTACGCTTGATCGGATGTTCGCTGGAGGACACATCCGAGATAAAATTTGTCTCTAAGACTGCAGAATCTGTTTCCAAACTGACTGTAATAG AACCTCCAGTTCAATTTCCAGAAATTCTAAATGATAAGACTTGTGAAGAGATGGATAAACTAATTCTTGAGTGCCGAGTTAGCAGGGCAAATGCACTTGTCACCTGGCTAAAGAACAACACAGAAGTGGAAGCCAACGACAG GTACCTTATCGAATCTGATGGTGTTATTCGACGTTTGATTCTCGCCGATGTCGACATGCATGACCATGCAACTTGGACTTGTGACGGTAAAGATTCGAAAACATCTTGCAAGATTGTTGTAAAGG AACTTGACATCAAATTCACGAAACCACTGAAAAAAGTATCAGTAAAAGAAAGCGCAGATGTGACGCTGGACTGTGAAGTCAACACTACCAAGCCGGTGGAGGCGCAATGGTTTCATTTTGGAGATCTTGTGCAAGCTAATGACAAATTTCTACTCAAAAGAAACGGAGGGAAATTGCAGCTACAAATCAAGGAAATTGCA ATTCGTGACGACGGTCATTATTCGTGCAAGGTGCGGAAAGCAAAGACAGAGTGTCAGGTGGTTGTCAAACaacaagcaaataaaatcGTACACGATCTTCAGGATAAATCTGCGACGGAAGAGGAACCCTGCGTGACTCTAAGCTGCCTACTTGCAAG AGAGCAAGGTGGGGTTAAATGGCTTAAGGATAACAAAGCAATTAGctttaaaactgaaaagtaTGAAGAAGTTACCTCTGGAAGACAAAGATCTCTTCTCATAAAAAACATAACCAAATCTGATAAAGGAAAATATACCTGCGTATACGGCGATTCAAAGAGCACCGCTCAGCTCGCAGTGAAAG ACGGTgtcaaatttctgaaaaagttGATGGATACAAAAGTCACCGAAAAGGATGAAGTTGAGCTGAGTTGTGAAATTTCCGATCCAAATATGAAGGTTCGCTGGAACAAAGATAATAACCCCGTGGTGCAGAATGAACGCATCAAAATAAAAGCTGAAGGAAAGATGCATTCTATTATAATACCCTGGTCGAGTGTGGATGACACTGGCCTTTACCAAGCCGTTGCCGGATTTTCAAAATCAGCCGCAAAATTAACTGTCGAAG TTGCACCTTTCGTTTTCTTGGAATCGATCCAAGATTCCTCTGTTGCTCATTTGGGCACTGCTACATTTACCTGCAGAGTTTCGCCTCGAGATCAGACTGTAAGCTGGTACATGAatgaaaagaaattgaaaaattcaGTACGGTTCAACACGACCGCGGATAACAAAATCAGGACACTGACGATTAAGGAATGTACAGTAGATGACAG GAGCAATATTTCCTGCAAATTTTCCGATCAAATATCTTCGGCGCTTTTGTCGGTGGACGACCCTCCAGCTTGGTTTGTGACTGAATTGAAACCAGTTATATGTACTGAAAAAGATGACGTAACTATGACGTGCGAACTATCCCGACCAAACGTTGTG GTGGAATGGCTACGTGGCAAAGAACTGATCAGAGAAAGCAACAGACTAAAGTTTATTGCTGACGGTGTAACGAGACGAATGGAAATCGCTGATGCTCAAATGGACGAAGCTGGTAATTACACTGTTCGCGTAAAGGGCGAAGAAACCAGCACTACTGCCCACTTAACTGTGAATG AAATTCCTCCAGGGATCGTCTCAAATCCAGAGGACGTTCATTGTTGTGTAACCGACACTGTCACCTTCAAATGCACCATAAGTAAAGCCAGGTACAACGTTACTTGGTTCCTAAACGGAACGGCTGTGGACGACGCATTGATAAATGCCGAAAAGAAAAGATTTGAACTTTCCAAAGCTGAAGGTGGACTTGTTCACATTTTTACAATCAATGACGCAAATCTGAATGACAACGGTGAAATCAACGTAGTGTGTGAAGACGTTGTTAAATCCAAGACAGCGTCTTTGGAAGTCGTCCCCATTATATTTCAAGTACCTCCGGAAGATGCGAGAATTTGTGACGCTGAAACAGCTACGTTTACAGCTACAACAAACAAGGCTGGGGTTAAA GTAACCTGGTTGCGAGATGGCAAAGCTCTTCAATCCGTTAACGGAGTCTCGATTACTAACGATGAATTTACATACGAATTAAAGATTGCAGACTGTACTCTACGAGATGACCATAGCATGATCACAGCAAAG GTCGCTGAATGTGTAGCTACCGCAAGGCTCTTAGTAAACGAACAACCTGCTCAATTTGCTTCAAACAAACTTGACGATGTGACAGTCGAAGAAGGAATGCCCGCTTACTTCACCGTGGAATTGACACAACTCGGTGGAAGGGTACAATGGTATGTTAACGGTAAATTGGTGATACCGGATGCCAGAATTCAGGCTGTTGCTGCCGGAAGCAAGAGAACTCTCGCCATTCACGACTGCAAACGAATGGTTGACGAG CGAATGTATTCCTGTCGTTGCGCTGGGGAGGAACTCAAAGCCAAGCTTATGATTACGGAGGCCTCATTACGGTTTAATATCAAGCTTTGGGATAGGGCTTTCGAGCCGGACAAGTTATGCGTTCTGGAGTGCCAACTCAATAAACCTCATGCTAACGTGGAGTGGTCAGTGGACTCAAATATCATAAAGAATGATCGGAGACATGCCATGAAAATCCAGAACGAGGCAT GGCAAGAAACACGTCCTAGAGATATCTGA